The following proteins are encoded in a genomic region of Haloarcula marina:
- the nadA gene encoding quinolinate synthase NadA yields the protein METAEFETDLSLFKYDNLEQLPPAYRELEADERTERIEAALDELGDDVVILGHNYQRREIVEHADFIGDSYQLSVEAAESDADYVIFGGVTFMAESADIITDDDQSVILPSMEASCPMAGMAEALQVDAAWAELTAATDETIIPITYMNSYADLKAFCAEQGGLVCTSSNAHKAFEYAFEKGDKVLFLPDKHLGENTAHRLDMADETVQWDPWDPEGTDAAAAVENDIVLWEGYCQVHERFREDHIEQIRADDPDANVIVHPECRREVVEAADVVGSTATICETVADADPGETWAIGTEIHLTNHLQRWHPEVNVIPLCGDACMDCNAMRQIDPNYLTWVLEELVAGRERNVIEVAPEEKELAQVALDRMLDI from the coding sequence ATGGAAACAGCTGAGTTCGAAACCGACCTCAGTCTCTTCAAATACGACAACCTCGAACAGCTACCCCCCGCGTACCGGGAGTTAGAGGCGGACGAACGGACCGAGCGCATCGAGGCCGCGCTCGACGAACTGGGCGACGACGTGGTCATCCTCGGCCACAACTACCAGCGCCGGGAAATCGTCGAGCACGCGGATTTCATCGGCGACTCCTACCAACTGTCCGTCGAAGCGGCCGAGAGCGACGCCGACTACGTAATCTTCGGCGGCGTGACGTTCATGGCCGAATCCGCCGACATCATCACGGACGACGACCAGAGCGTGATATTGCCGTCGATGGAAGCCTCGTGTCCGATGGCGGGGATGGCCGAGGCCCTGCAAGTCGACGCTGCGTGGGCCGAACTCACGGCCGCGACGGACGAGACCATCATCCCCATCACGTACATGAACAGTTACGCCGACCTGAAGGCGTTCTGCGCCGAACAGGGCGGCTTGGTCTGTACGTCCTCGAACGCGCACAAAGCCTTCGAGTACGCCTTCGAGAAGGGTGACAAAGTGCTGTTCCTGCCCGACAAACACCTCGGCGAGAACACCGCACACCGACTGGATATGGCCGACGAGACGGTCCAGTGGGACCCGTGGGACCCCGAGGGAACCGACGCCGCCGCGGCCGTCGAGAACGACATCGTCCTCTGGGAGGGGTACTGTCAGGTCCACGAGCGGTTCCGCGAGGACCACATCGAACAGATTCGGGCCGACGACCCCGACGCGAACGTCATCGTCCACCCCGAGTGCCGTCGCGAAGTCGTCGAAGCGGCCGACGTGGTCGGGTCGACGGCGACCATCTGCGAGACAGTCGCGGACGCCGACCCCGGCGAGACGTGGGCCATCGGGACCGAGATTCACCTCACCAACCACCTCCAGCGGTGGCACCCCGAGGTGAACGTAATTCCGCTCTGTGGCGACGCCTGCATGGATTGCAACGCCATGCGCCAAATCGACCCCAACTACCTGACGTGGGTCTTGGAGGAACTGGTCGCGGGGCGCGAACGCAACGTCATCGAAGTCGCGCCCGAAGAGAAGGAACTCGCACAGGTCGCGCTCGACCGGATGCTGGACATCTGA
- a CDS encoding alkaline phosphatase D family protein: MTDHSEVDTGRRRVLAGALAAALPAGVARAETVETLPTAGQTADGDASAAVFPQGVASGGPSTDGAVLWTRLSPDAYREGAQLRVTVARDEALNDAVGSWRVPTDRLTEQDYTMKVALDGELSADRTYYYRFEYDGAASPVGRTQTLPAADASPDRVAFALMTCQDYRNGYYGAYDHVAREDVDFIVHLGDFIYEHGGNSQYAGRSLSLPNGKNVVMGVEDFRYLHRTYRSDRFLRTALAAHPVLQTWDDHEIVNNRYWDYEESRPYAGDGDHPRNADAEFMTRLFAEGIRAWWEYTPTRVPYDPDADSLLEQLELWRSLRFGDLVELFLTDERLFRSSPADGAQFGARIGEAGDEITETMLGERQRGWFTERLASTDATWSAWANEVLAMEFDLDLAGVSLLNADAWDAFPAERDRILRSAASGDGTLVALTGDMHTALAGYIEGEDDRYGVEFMTPAVTSQNLRELLGIPDERGIRELVESYVQQYNPHVDFFNSHDWGYATVEFTPEDCTYSAYGVDKATDSADANRRLLARYRCPAGRYDLQRLR; encoded by the coding sequence ATGACCGACCACTCCGAGGTCGACACCGGTCGGCGACGGGTGCTCGCGGGCGCACTCGCCGCGGCGCTCCCCGCTGGCGTCGCCCGCGCGGAAACCGTCGAGACGTTGCCCACGGCGGGGCAGACGGCGGACGGGGACGCCTCCGCGGCGGTGTTCCCGCAGGGCGTCGCCAGCGGCGGACCGTCGACGGACGGGGCCGTCCTCTGGACCCGCCTCTCTCCGGACGCCTACCGCGAGGGGGCGCAACTGCGCGTGACCGTCGCCCGCGACGAGGCGCTAAACGACGCCGTCGGGTCGTGGCGCGTCCCGACCGACCGCCTCACCGAGCAGGACTACACGATGAAAGTCGCCCTCGACGGCGAACTGTCGGCCGACCGAACCTACTACTACCGCTTCGAGTACGACGGCGCGGCCAGTCCGGTCGGGCGCACGCAGACGCTCCCCGCCGCCGACGCGAGTCCGGACCGCGTCGCGTTCGCCCTCATGACCTGTCAGGACTACCGGAACGGCTACTACGGCGCGTATGACCACGTCGCGCGGGAAGACGTGGACTTCATCGTCCACCTGGGTGACTTCATCTACGAACACGGGGGCAACAGCCAGTACGCCGGGCGCTCGCTCTCGTTGCCGAACGGCAAGAACGTCGTCATGGGCGTCGAGGACTTCCGCTATCTGCACCGCACGTACCGAAGCGACCGGTTCCTCCGAACGGCGCTCGCGGCTCACCCCGTCCTCCAGACGTGGGACGACCACGAGATAGTGAACAACCGCTACTGGGACTACGAGGAGTCCCGCCCCTACGCGGGCGACGGGGACCATCCGCGCAACGCCGACGCCGAGTTCATGACGCGACTGTTCGCGGAGGGCATCCGGGCGTGGTGGGAGTACACGCCGACGCGGGTCCCCTACGACCCCGACGCCGACTCCCTGCTGGAGCAACTCGAACTGTGGCGCTCGCTCCGCTTCGGTGACCTCGTGGAACTGTTCCTCACGGACGAGCGACTGTTCCGGAGTTCCCCGGCCGACGGCGCGCAGTTCGGCGCGCGCATCGGCGAGGCGGGCGACGAGATAACCGAGACGATGCTCGGCGAGCGCCAGCGAGGGTGGTTCACCGAGCGGTTGGCGAGCACCGACGCGACGTGGTCGGCGTGGGCGAACGAGGTGTTGGCGATGGAGTTCGACCTCGACTTGGCCGGGGTGTCGCTGCTCAACGCCGACGCGTGGGACGCCTTCCCCGCCGAACGCGACCGAATCCTGCGGAGCGCGGCGTCCGGCGACGGGACGCTCGTCGCGCTGACCGGCGACATGCACACCGCGCTGGCGGGCTACATCGAGGGGGAAGACGACCGCTACGGTGTGGAGTTCATGACGCCAGCCGTCACGAGTCAGAACCTCCGGGAACTGCTGGGTATCCCCGACGAACGCGGTATCCGGGAACTCGTCGAGTCGTACGTCCAGCAGTACAACCCCCACGTCGACTTCTTCAACAGCCACGACTGGGGGTACGCCACCGTCGAGTTCACGCCGGAGGACTGCACGTACAGCGCCTACGGTGTGGACAAAGCGACCGATTCGGCCGACGCGAACCGCCGTCTCTTGGCTCGCTATCGCTGTCCGGCCGGGCGCTACGACCTCCAGCGCCTGCGGTGA